AAGTATATATATGGCGAGAATGCTTGTTGTCAATTAAATAACATTTACTAATGGTCATTGTACAAGATACTTAGCTTTATGATTTGGGCTCTTGGCCTTTCTTGGTGTTTCCGAGATTCAAGCTCGTGGCCTTACTGGCGATTTCTGAGATTCAGGCTCGTGGTCTTACTGGCGATTTTTGGGATTCAGGCTCGTAGCCTTACTGGCGATTTTCGAGATTCAGGCTCATGGCCTTACTGGCAATCTTCCGAGATTCAAGCTCGTGGCCTTATTAGAGATTTcaaagattcaggctcatggcCTTACTGGCGATTTCAAAGATTTAGGCTCGTGATCTTACTGCTGATTTTGAGATTCAAGCTCGTGGCCTTACTGGTGATTACCGAGATTTAAGCCCATGGCTTTACTGGCAATTtttaagattcaggctcatgaCCTTACTGGCAATTTTAAAGATTCAGATTCGTGGTCTTACTGGCGATTTTCGAGATTCAAACTCGTGGCCTTACTAGCGATTTTGAGCTTATTAGCCTTTCTCTtacttttgaaatttatttgtaaaataacAACTTGTACTACACATATATATACGTAACGAGAACATTTGATGTTAATTGAGTAATATTTGTTAATGAATATTAGGCATACTATATACTTAGCTTCATCTTGTCCTCTTGGCTTTTTAGCTTTGACTAGCTTTTTGGTTTGCCGGTTGACTTCCAAGCTCCTTAGCTCTACTTCTCTTTCTAAGCATATTTGCTTTTGTGCATCTTTCGAGCTCTTAGCCCTAAACCTGCATATGAGCACTTTGTTCCGGTGTTTCTTTTGGGCATTTAGCCCTAAGTTCTACTTCTTTTGGACCTTTAGTTTTGATTCTCCCAAGCATTTTTGCCTTGGGTGATTTCTAGGCTCTTGGTTCTAACTCTCTAGCCTTTCTTTTACTTttgaatttttctaaaaaataaagagtTGCACGAAGTATATGTAACGAGAATACTCGTTGTTAATTTGAATAGCAAGATACTTAGATTCATGGTTCGACTGAATGCAGATTTTAATTTTGTACAACCATATCATTTCATACAATTTCAAAGAATCTAATAAAAACTCTCATGCATAAATCACTTCACaaattttaaatcataaaaaaatatgctTTAAATAGATAATCTTTTTCTAAGTGGATTcctactattattaataagagATGAGAGCTTTTAAGCTACTTCAGTGTATTTATCATATTCGGATTCACATACACAAGGTTTTCATCtaagattataaattttttgactAGTTCATGATAGCAAAAATACTTTGAGTTAAAGAAAGTAACTGTACAAATTGGGTAATTTGTGCACGTCACTCTTTTCCATGGTTTCTCTTTCTTCTCGCATCTGTATCTTTTTCTATCTGATTTTTCGCCGTGTGACTTTTAGATGCAATTGGTGATTCTTGGATCTTTTTACAATCTCTCTTTCTTTCCATCTTTCTTGTTGTTTAGCTATTAGCTTTCCTTAGTTTATCATGTGGATCTCAATAGATTTGATTTGGAAACTCTGGCGACAAGATAGTCTCTTTCGTTTCTTACAAACGGTGCCATTTGATGAACCAAGATCCAGTGGGATGTCCAGATGATAACACTTGGACAGAGACTCGATTCAATGGGTTGACTATTGATTCATGATTGATTCCGTTAGGTCTCTTCATATTTGATCTTGAGGAAAGGAACATGTAAGATAAAAAAAAGACGGTCAGAAGTCCACCGAAAATATCCCCGGTGGAGACCTTCTGACGCTCAAGTTAGATAAAGTATTATTTGAGATTCattaatataaagaaaaaatagataataaagcatttaaagaAATTTTCAGAGAGCCACCATTTTCAAGGTTCTTTTGTGAGTATATGAAAGAGAGAGATTAACTTCTTGGGAAATTCGTCcatgggagagaaaaagagtGAGAGAGAGAACCTGTCGAGAGAGATTAGTTCAGGGATATTTATACATTGATTCCTACTTTATGTCCTATCAGATTGGATGATGGCATGTTGTAGTAGGTACGTAAGGCGGCTAGCAGTCGACTAATCAATGCAGAGCCATTTTACCCATATCTGTGGTAGGTGTGTCAGGCGGTTGGACAACCTTTCCACACGCGCATTTAAACTCtcgtagagggctaatgggacCGACCATCGCGAGAGAGGTCGATGTGTTGCCCTAGTTTTATCAGGTTTGTGCCCGGCCTATCCGATCTATATGAAGGCAGGTTCCGTTCGGTCATTGAGGTCGGATATTCTAATGTTCAATTGCCTCATTTGTGGTATGAATATTTGAAGTGGTTGGTCTAGTTATCTCTCAAAATTAGTGAAGTCTGGAGAGCCGGAGATCTGATTTTTGGAGAtctgatttttatattttactagTCAAGTCTTTCCACTATTTGATCAAATCGAATGGTATGATTcctaaaattttatcatatttctTGTACACATGTCACGATCTAacaagatttatttattttttatgtgtcatcgataatatattaaaaagaaaatttatattgGCTTGTTCAAGTTTTTAATCATAAATTAGATAAATAATGTCTTGTAAACGGAGGTTTTTACATATTAACATATGTTAATAATTTTTGTGAATTCAAATTGAAACCAGattaaaatgaaacaaaaaaaaaaccttattgAAATGAAATCGTTTTCAATGATAAAATATAgacaaatataatttaaaataaataaaaaaataaatggttttctattttataatttttattcatatattattttaattgtcctaaaattattattcatctttcctttttagactataataatatatttttctattttataatttttatttatttatttaattattttaaaattattttctattttttttcaaattatattagcatataaattgattattataaatttatttaattttgtttcatttttaaaaaaatattttaaaatattttttggtatttaataaaatttaatatatttaaaatgaatataattaaaaaattatattttttaatttgtaaaaaagtaaaatgaatAGAAATTATGGAacgaaagaaaatataaattgttatttaattttattttatttttaaaaaatttttaaaaaatttttaatatttaataaaatttaatatatttaagaaggatataattgaaaagttaataaaagaattatattttttaatatatatatatatataaaataaaatgaataaatattaGGAAaagtttagaaaatattttaaagaccAGAAAGAAAAAGTAATTTCAAAAACAACAATAAATGAACTCGCATTAAGTtccatttatttgataaaaaatataattttcagtaaaatatttactattattttagtttttataaaaaatattttttaattaaaaaactaaaccatttttactataataattttttttaaagttatcttaaattttaaaaattttattaatattattaaaatttttatatataaatttattaagtatcatatattttatattgcaattgaataataaaaataattattttttacacaaATTATTATTCAAGAAGTAAATCATAATTCCCTTATTCTTTATCGAACCACAAAATTACATGTTCACATttatggaaaaattaaaaatccacATTCACATGCAACTCACGTGCCAATTATCATTATCTAAAGACAGGGATAACTCAGGGATTTAGTAGTAAAGCACGGAGCTGAAGGTCAATTACAGTTGAACGAGACAAAAATACAACGAGACCCGGTGGAAGTGGAAAATCATCATTGCGACCACGAAAACGCCGTCGTTTCTTCTCTCCACGCTGCTACAACCAACACTACTGTTTTTGTCTTGTTCACCTTCTCTCTAGTAAATATCTCCTTGGCATCAACATTTTCCTCTCCTCAAAAACCCAAAATATCTTCTCTTCTTTCACCTTAGGTACAGCCACTCGGATATTAACTCGTCGCCGATAAAAAATATCTCTTCCTTACCGCCTCTTCAGCTCACCGACTTCAGGCAAACCGAGTCGCCGATCTACAATTGGTGCCTTAGTTTGTTATTGTTGACGTCTGTGTTGATTTGTGGCTGAGCAGGAAATAGTCGTCGCGTTGAAGTTGGCTAATGCGATCACTGAGTTTGGTAGAGGGGAAAATCCGGAGCGTGGAAAATGGATCGGTCGACGATAACCGTAGGGCCTGGTATGGATATGCCGATCATGCACGACAGTGACCGGTACGATCTTGTCCGGGATATCGGGTCGGGGAACTTCGGGGTTGCCAGGTTGATGAGGGATAAGGTCACCAAGGAGCTTGTTGCCGTAAAGTATATCGAGAGAGGTGATAAGGTTGGTTTTCTGATTTCATattattgttgttattattattattttgatttttgtttgctTGTCTATTTATGGAAAGTATTAATTGTTTTTTGTTGTGGTTTTGTGGCTTGCCAAAATTTAGTATATTTGAATTAATGTTTGGTCATTTATGGATTTAATCGTGAGAATTTATGGTGTTTTGTACTTatcgttttattttctctttccttttcccTCTTCCCTTTTTCCTTTTTGGCGTATGCATATTTGGAGCTTGACTGCGAGAAagttctcttcttctttctttcttcttctctctctctttttttttttttctgaaaacttttttCCCAAGTTTGAAAGTTCAGTGGTTATAAATTGCATATGGTTCCTGTCGGTGGTATGTGGATTGGGTAATTTTCTGTCTTCCAGAAGGACAACGAAACTTTTAAGTGTATACAAGTTTCGTTCATTAGTTTTGCCGAGTAACACGCTATATAATTAGAAACTTCATTTGTATTTTGAATGTAAATGACAGAATTCTTGCAGCAGTTCATTGTTGTACTGTGTTGCAGATTGATGAAAATGTTCAAAGAGAAATTATTAATCACAGGTCATTGAGGCATCCCAACATTGTGAGGTTTAAAGAGGTTAGTTTTTTTTGTGGCCTAACAAGCTCATCTCATTCAGAGGGGTTCTTTACATAGTGTTTGgtttaattctattttataaaactatgtagaattcaattgaattctaaatagaattcattcaaaattaatttcattatttggTGTGACAGCTTAAAATACggaattcaattaaattccaACGTTACTCATCTTTTCATTTCCTAAACTACCCTTAagagtaaaattaaaaacttttactctatcaaaaaatttttatatttaataaatttataataattaataagaatGCATTCACAAGTTTTGGTAAGTGCATAcgagtaaatttgagaggtctCAGCTTTTACTCCCTCAAttcccatttaaaaaaaaaatccattaaaaatatattaataaatttaaaaaataaattttcatgacTTAGAGatttacataataaaataaacagtCTTATTAGTAAGAGAAAATAAACttagatattataaaattagaaaaataaagaaaatatattatataattgtctatatataataatagtaGATAAATGGAAAACTAGTTTTATAGTTTTCACTTTTATGACCAACAAAGTATTAGGGATAAATTATTTGGGAAGGGCATTTTAGTCCAAAAGATGATGTTGTGCAAGTTTTGTGgaattcatttcaaattctATCAAATTTGATAGTAATTGGTTTTATTTATAACCAATCTCATGAAATtgaattctaatttttattcaaaCCAAATACACAAAATaaggaattcaattgaatttcacAAAAATTTAGGAATTGAAATTGAACCAAACATAGTGTTTAATTTGATGTATGAGTGAATTCTATTCCAGGTCATTTTAACGCCTACCCATCTGGCCATTGTGATGGAATATGCCTCTGGTGGAGAGCTTTTTGAGAAAATATGCAATGGTGGTCGTTTCAGTGAGGATGAGGTTTACATTCCACTATGCTAACTGCACTTTCCTATTACATTTACACCTTTTGTATGACTTCTTGACTTTGGTTCCGTTCAGGCACGGTTCTTTTTCCAACAACTCATATCAGGGGTTAGCTATTGCCATGCCATGGTATTCAAACTTCCTTGACTTGTTCCCTCTTAAATGTTATTGTGTGtaggtttttttttaatttatttttttatgtggtGTACACTATatttttacattatttatttttacattattcatttttcttttgaatATTGTCCTTGATGAAGCAAGTATGCCACCGTGATCTGAAGTTGGAGAACACTTTACTGGATGGGAGTGAGGCTCCTCGTTTGAAGATTTGTGATTTTGGGTACTCCAAGGCAAGTACTTATCATTCGTCACTTCTGATTACTCTTCTTCTTTAACTGTCGTCCTGCCTTTTTCAGTGTTTAATAATTTCTTACATATTCTACTAAATCTATGGACTATTGGATCTCCAGGTTGAGATTGGGAATTTTCACTTTGAATCAATGATAATGCACTATTGATTTAGGACGATTTGAGAATTGTGTTTCTTTATTTGTGCGACTTTCTTTATGTCAAATTGTAATGCTCaaataaataagataaaaattcAAGTTGTAATATCTCGTTGATGAGATGGTGTATTATGTTGGAATTGAAGGGGTAGAATAGTCACTTAAATGTTCTTGTAGAAGCTGTAGGATGATTGTGCCTTACTTAGGCACCATTTGATCAACTTGCTGGATTTTGTTTTGTGGCTTATTGCATTTTAGTAGTGAAAAGCAACAATTGACGATAAACAAGCTTTGGTTGTAGACAATTAAAAAATACTAGAAAGCAAAAAAATAAGGTGCTTTAAGAAATAGTTCCTTTTCATAATTGCCTTTGCTTTCTCATGgatttgaaatttatatattctaggaaaaaaaaagtaagaaggTGAAATAAATGGagctaactttttattttttggcaTTAATCTACTCCTGTCccaaatttttctttcattttctttatattttttttactttgttaCTTAACTGGAATGCATGATATCTATTTCCTTGCTTtttatctttgttttttttatatgttagaACTATGACTTTGGATTGATTCCTATTTTGGTTATTGACAGTTTTTCTGAgtatttaatgataataatttttattcttttgtgCCTCAACGGGTGTTTTCCAGTCTTCAGTGCTTCATTCACAGCCAAAATCGACTGTAGGAACTCCTGCATACATTGCACCAGAGGTGTTGTTGAGGCAAGAATATGATGGCAAGGTACCACCATCTCTTACTTCAAATTCGACTGGGAGGATGTGTGACCATTTCAATCAATTTGGATTcttgtgataatttttttaagttcaatttaaatttttaataaattgattGGCCGAACTAATATTTTTGTGGTCATGTTTGCagaatattat
This genomic interval from Manihot esculenta cultivar AM560-2 chromosome 12, M.esculenta_v8, whole genome shotgun sequence contains the following:
- the LOC110628118 gene encoding serine/threonine-protein kinase SAPK10; this translates as MDRSTITVGPGMDMPIMHDSDRYDLVRDIGSGNFGVARLMRDKVTKELVAVKYIERGDKIDENVQREIINHRSLRHPNIVRFKEVILTPTHLAIVMEYASGGELFEKICNGGRFSEDEARFFFQQLISGVSYCHAMQVCHRDLKLENTLLDGSEAPRLKICDFGYSKSSVLHSQPKSTVGTPAYIAPEVLLRQEYDGKIADVWSCGVTLYVMLVGAYPFEDPNEPKDFRKTIQRILNVQYSIPDIVQISPECRDLISRIFVFDPAARITIPQIKNHLWFLKNLPMDLMDENTMGNQFEEPDQPMQSIDTIMQIISEATIPAAGAHGLNQYMADNLDMDDDMLDFDSESELDVDSSGEIVYAL